The Ornithodoros turicata isolate Travis unplaced genomic scaffold, ASM3712646v1 Chromosome17, whole genome shotgun sequence genome has a window encoding:
- the LOC135372773 gene encoding tigger transposable element-derived protein 6-like, which yields MRVANFEDIDKAVYKWFLEARDFSCIYGVDDKFKGCEGWLWAFRARHDIVFRGLTGEEKSAPQAIAVGWREQEIAKLLSEYDLENVFNADETALFFRLLPERAMAVKGEKCKGGKKSKERITILLCCNMTGSAKLKPLVIGESCNPRAFKHVISLPADYYWNKKAWMTTAIFTDWLTKLDNTMKREKKKIALVLHNCSAHSKLPRMTNVKVVMLPPNCTSLLQPLDQGIIRSTKAHYRKRMLQRIFLNIKNEVQRPTEINVHQAIEMITGAWRNVTSEVIKNCWRKAGFTQEVSMNEVEVSHEDDALILDVWDGYMDALGIPEGLTPTDFITADDEVTVRSQLNSDAAICEEIQLNNHVDTMEDAEEDSSDDENEAPVTKVTAGDAVEMLEEVQTFLSSCSDVSEERLEQTFPEESYGVL from the exons ATGCGGGTAGCTAACTTCGAAGACATCGACAAGGCGGTGTACAAGTGGTTTCTGGAA GCCAGAGATTTTTCGTGCATATACGGCGTTGATGACAAGTTCAAGGGCTGTGAAGGATGGCTTTGGGCCTTTCGTGCTCGGCATGACATTGTGTTTAGGGGACTCACCGGCGAAGAAAAGTCCGCTCCTCAAGCCATCGCTGTGGGATGGAGAGAGCAAGAAATTGCGAAACTACTCTCCGAGTACGACCTCGAGAATGTGTTCAATGCAGACGAGACTGCACTCTTCTTCAGACTGTTGCCCGAGCGTGCGATGGCCGTGAAAGGTGAGAAGTGCAAAGGCGGGAAGAAGTCAAAGGAAAGGATTACGATCCTTCTGTGTTGCAACATGACAGGCTCCGCAAAGCTGAAGCCGCTGGTCATCGGCGAGTCCTGCAACCCACGCGCTTTTAAGCATGTCATCAGCCTCCCAGCTGATTATTACTGGAACAAGAAGGCGTGGATGACAACGGCGATATTTACCGACTGGCTGACCAAGCTCGATAACACGATgaaaagagagaagaagaagatcgCCCTCGTGCTTCACAACTGTTCTGCTCATTCAAAGCTTCCGAGAATGACAAATGTGAAGGTTGTGATGCTGCCGCCGAACTGCACGTCCTTGCTCCAACCGCTAGACCAGGGGATCATTCGCTCGACGAAGGCGCACTACCGGAAAAGGATGCTCCAGCGAATCTTTCTTAACATCAAGAACGAAGTTCAGAGGCCCACTGAGATCAATGTGCATCAGGCTATCGAGATGATAACCGGAGCCTGGCGGAACGTGACATCAGAGGTCATAAAGAACTGCTGGAGGAAAGCTGGTTTCACACAGGAAGTCAGCATGAACGAAGTGGAGGTGTCACATGAGGACGACGCGTTGATCCTTGACGTGTGGGATGGCTACATGGACGCGCTGGGCATCCCTGAGGGACTTACGCCGACAGACTTCATCACCGCGGATGATGAAGTGACAGTGAGGTCACAGCTGAACAGTGATGCAGCcatttgcgaggaaatccagctCAACAATCACGTTGACACAATGGAAGACGCAGAGGAGGACAGCAGCGACGATGAAAACGAAGCACCAGTGACAAAGGTTACGGCAGGAGATGCAGTGGAAATGTTAGAAGAAGTGCAAACCTTCCTGTCATCATGTTCAGATGTGTCAGAGGAGCGGCTTGAACAAACTTTCCCAGAAGAAAGTTACGGAGTTCTTTAG